Proteins encoded in a region of the Quercus lobata isolate SW786 chromosome 8, ValleyOak3.0 Primary Assembly, whole genome shotgun sequence genome:
- the LOC115958262 gene encoding uncharacterized protein LOC115958262 isoform X2: MCRYKEKRWDSRRMLGSGGMPSSHSATVTSLAVAIGLQEGMGGPAFAVAVVLACVVMYDATGVRLHAGRQAELLNQIVCELPPEHPVSNVRPLRDSLGHTPLQVVAGAILGCVVALLMRGSS, translated from the exons ATGTGCAGGTACAAGGAAAAGAGATGGGATTCTCGAAGGATGCTTGGGTCAGGTGGAATGCCCTCGTCACATTCAGCAACTGTAACATCTCTTGCAGTTGCTATTGGCTTGCAAGAAGGAATGGGAGGACCAGCATTTGCTGTTGCGGTGGTCTTGGCATGCGTT GTAATGTATGATGCTACTGGAGTTAGACTTCATGCTGGTCGCCAAGCTGAA TTACTAAATCAAATTGTGTGTGAGCTGCCTCCTGAACACCCTGTCTCTAATGTTAGACCTTTACGAGATTCACTTGGTCATACCCCGCTTCAG GTTGTTGCAGGTGCTATATTGGGATGTGTGGTAGCGCTCCTCATGAGAGGTTCTAGTTAA
- the LOC115958262 gene encoding uncharacterized protein LOC115958262 isoform X1: protein MDEVMTAADASSRVRSEPSMIPSNLPLLTAFLSCALAQFLKLFTTWYKEKRWDSRRMLGSGGMPSSHSATVTSLAVAIGLQEGMGGPAFAVAVVLACVVMYDATGVRLHAGRQAELLNQIVCELPPEHPVSNVRPLRDSLGHTPLQVVAGAILGCVVALLMRGSS from the exons atGGACGAAGTGATGACAGCCGCAGATGCGTCTTCGAGAGTCAGATCGGAGCCGTCCATGATCCCCTCCAACCTTCCTCTCCTCACCGCTTTCCTCTCCTGCGCTCTCGCCCAGTTTCTCAAGCTCTTCACCACCTG GTACAAGGAAAAGAGATGGGATTCTCGAAGGATGCTTGGGTCAGGTGGAATGCCCTCGTCACATTCAGCAACTGTAACATCTCTTGCAGTTGCTATTGGCTTGCAAGAAGGAATGGGAGGACCAGCATTTGCTGTTGCGGTGGTCTTGGCATGCGTT GTAATGTATGATGCTACTGGAGTTAGACTTCATGCTGGTCGCCAAGCTGAA TTACTAAATCAAATTGTGTGTGAGCTGCCTCCTGAACACCCTGTCTCTAATGTTAGACCTTTACGAGATTCACTTGGTCATACCCCGCTTCAG GTTGTTGCAGGTGCTATATTGGGATGTGTGGTAGCGCTCCTCATGAGAGGTTCTAGTTAA